In Methanothrix sp., a genomic segment contains:
- a CDS encoding uracil-DNA glycosylase — translation MACIMCPPDLVMLQEKINSCKLCPLSLTRNHSVPGSGPSKAEIMLIGEAPGREEDLKGLPFTGRAGRVLDEALEKAGLSRSDLFITSVVKCRPPNNRNPRREEIELCLPYLKDQMEAINPRIICLMGNIAAGAVLGVVGVSALRNQTLSDRFLVTYHPAAVLRNKNLMEDFVSDLRRARMMSLGMAGEGKDEGKGQDLLS, via the coding sequence ATGGCCTGCATTATGTGCCCCCCAGACCTGGTTATGCTTCAAGAGAAGATCAACTCCTGCAAGCTCTGCCCCCTCTCTTTAACCCGAAACCATTCTGTGCCCGGAAGCGGACCCTCCAAGGCCGAGATCATGCTGATAGGAGAGGCCCCGGGACGGGAGGAGGACCTCAAGGGGCTGCCTTTCACCGGACGGGCGGGAAGGGTGCTGGATGAGGCCCTGGAGAAGGCCGGCCTCTCAAGGTCCGATCTCTTCATCACCAGCGTCGTCAAGTGTCGGCCTCCGAATAACAGAAATCCGAGGAGGGAGGAGATCGAGCTTTGCCTGCCCTATCTAAAGGATCAGATGGAGGCCATAAACCCCCGGATCATCTGTCTGATGGGCAATATCGCAGCGGGGGCAGTCTTGGGAGTGGTGGGAGTCTCCGCTCTTCGCAACCAGACTCTGAGCGATCGCTTTCTGGTGACCTATCATCCTGCAGCCGTCCTGAGGAACAAGAATTTGATGGAGGACTTCGTCTCCGATCTCAGAAGGGCGAGGATGATGAGCCTGGGGATGGCGGGTGAGGGCAAGGATGAGGGCAAAGGTCAAGATTTATTATCATGA
- a CDS encoding NDP-sugar synthase — translation MLPQVLATVGGSGTRLYPLTLDQPKPLVEICDTAIIANLFRVLASQGCRRFILGSKGASNTLSLSNYFKAGEGFFKRLGIADHQDFSYQPLYNDKGSADSLRYCMNYYDIKDDLLVVSGDNLIDIDLGSLIGFHRKHQSLATVVLKELGPEESISQYGVAHLGQNMRVEGFVEKPKPGSEPSRMINTAFYLFSSRIREVLMEMGDRARDIAGDLIPYLIENGYPVYGFPISGYWIDIGTPERLHQAAMDCLSGQVKHFDRKYCYQTNQWIHPSTLSRIEPLLLSGDITLKGDVSIGRNCRIERGVVIENSHIGHTSLIERDVEIKESMVMSFAHIKHSVSISRAIVGRHSTLEEHSDLGLDGGAEGVSVIGENVILPSESVVAPGVRVAQLKHSHSILATGRFNELGIDERNIYFKEKIR, via the coding sequence ATGTTACCCCAGGTCTTAGCAACGGTGGGCGGTTCAGGAACGCGCTTGTACCCGCTTACTTTGGATCAGCCGAAGCCGCTTGTAGAAATATGCGATACGGCCATAATAGCCAATCTCTTCCGGGTTTTAGCTAGCCAGGGCTGCCGTAGGTTTATCTTGGGCAGCAAGGGTGCCAGCAACACCCTTAGCCTAAGTAATTATTTCAAAGCAGGCGAGGGCTTCTTCAAGCGTTTGGGCATCGCCGACCACCAGGACTTCAGCTATCAGCCGCTCTACAATGACAAGGGCAGCGCCGACTCTCTACGCTACTGCATGAACTACTATGACATCAAAGATGACCTGCTGGTGGTCTCGGGAGATAACCTCATCGACATCGACCTAGGAAGCCTAATCGGCTTCCATAGAAAGCACCAGTCTCTGGCTACGGTGGTACTCAAAGAGTTGGGTCCTGAGGAGAGCATCTCGCAGTATGGAGTAGCCCATCTGGGACAGAATATGCGCGTCGAGGGATTTGTGGAGAAGCCAAAGCCTGGCAGCGAGCCCAGTCGGATGATAAACACTGCGTTCTACCTCTTCTCATCACGCATTCGCGAGGTCCTGATGGAAATGGGCGACCGGGCCCGCGATATCGCAGGAGATCTGATCCCCTACCTGATTGAGAACGGCTATCCCGTCTACGGCTTTCCTATCTCTGGATACTGGATAGATATCGGCACACCGGAAAGGCTGCATCAGGCGGCCATGGATTGCCTCTCCGGCCAGGTTAAGCACTTCGACCGCAAGTACTGCTACCAGACCAATCAGTGGATTCATCCCAGCACCCTCTCCCGGATAGAGCCATTGCTTCTCTCAGGAGATATCACCCTGAAGGGAGATGTCTCCATAGGGCGGAACTGCCGCATCGAGCGGGGGGTAGTGATAGAGAACTCTCATATCGGCCATACCAGTCTCATCGAACGCGATGTCGAGATCAAGGAGAGCATGGTGATGAGCTTCGCTCATATCAAGCATTCAGTCAGCATCAGCAGGGCAATAGTGGGCCGCCACTCCACATTGGAGGAGCATAGTGATCTGGGTCTGGATGGCGGAGCAGAGGGGGTCTCTGTGATCGGCGAGAATGTGATCCTCCCATCGGAGTCAGTGGTGGCACCCGGAGTTAGAGTGGCTCAGCTCAAGCACAGCCATAGCATCCTGGCCACGGGCAGATTCAATGAACTGGGAATAGATGAGAGGAATATATACTTCAAAGAGAAGATCAGATGA
- a CDS encoding radical SAM protein, whose protein sequence is MQRLMNLGFLTSVRDLIDSRLPTEKVIKEFPAPEIQFMLKHSKVPWYCLWEICTKCDSRCKICYLSDFDSVGPTSNAAQRIAAQIIEAGIFYVTLLGGEALLRHDLEAIIATLRNAGVFVKLITNGFQLSLARSKSLATAGLNHIEVSFDGLTPQFHDNSRGSGAFIEAEKALIQAKRGGIPRVGIVLTLDSKNASEFHLLPSFMHEHGIRECYISLFKKVGMSGSNAQMDSLASEAIISLYRQIQIWHSTDPELLITLLPACTCGRTSVVIGADQRLRPCPFVHAKTVGSLEEASLSSLWASIGDVLYSDENFPCQSCLVR, encoded by the coding sequence ATGCAGCGTCTCATGAACCTAGGATTTCTCACATCCGTCAGAGATCTGATCGATTCGAGATTACCGACAGAGAAAGTGATCAAGGAATTCCCAGCGCCCGAAATTCAATTCATGCTTAAGCATTCAAAAGTGCCGTGGTATTGCCTTTGGGAGATCTGCACTAAATGCGATTCACGCTGCAAGATTTGCTATTTGTCCGATTTTGACTCAGTCGGACCTACATCAAATGCTGCACAAAGAATCGCGGCTCAAATCATCGAAGCCGGAATTTTCTACGTTACTCTTCTCGGCGGAGAAGCGCTTCTCCGCCATGATCTCGAAGCGATTATTGCCACTCTGCGTAATGCCGGAGTATTCGTCAAGCTCATTACCAATGGGTTCCAGCTTTCTTTGGCCAGATCAAAGTCTCTAGCTACTGCAGGGCTGAATCATATCGAAGTGAGTTTTGATGGATTGACCCCACAGTTTCACGATAATTCCCGTGGGAGTGGAGCGTTCATTGAAGCAGAAAAAGCTTTAATTCAGGCAAAGAGAGGTGGTATTCCCAGGGTAGGAATCGTTCTGACATTGGATTCTAAAAATGCTAGTGAGTTCCATCTACTTCCATCATTCATGCATGAGCATGGCATTAGAGAATGTTACATCAGCCTATTCAAGAAGGTTGGTATGTCAGGATCAAATGCCCAAATGGACAGCCTTGCCAGTGAGGCGATCATTTCCCTTTATCGTCAGATTCAAATTTGGCATTCGACAGATCCTGAGTTGTTAATAACTTTATTGCCTGCCTGCACATGTGGAAGAACAAGCGTCGTCATCGGAGCGGATCAGCGATTAAGACCATGTCCATTTGTTCATGCAAAAACTGTAGGAAGCTTGGAAGAAGCGTCTTTATCGAGCTTATGGGCAAGTATTGGAGATGTTCTCTATTCGGATGAAAATTTTCCTTGTCAATCGTGTTTGGTTCGATAA
- a CDS encoding DUF1045 domain-containing protein: protein MNTIISFLTNYWFYVFATALVTLILALIWKRRLRRIKFLDFELEFGADSINENNPHHMEKNPSQIFARSDSSEFTGCFEKLAGKARRIILIGIGINILHHDTIIISLMDRVKKGECNLEIYLANPFSPAVEMRLIEEEIGDMKPPVGKVGLINRLNSIIEEQKKNPSNFVLKLFSHYPTFAMFIIDDDYFFYPYGYALLGNLSPVSHFSKSNSAHTSMIEFLARQYENVKASSAEAQLVFDAQMCKPVSVEKFLSFAVYLVPNDSSEIYRFGSKVLGYDVRKSCTVESDWSEYVGFAADFGFHLTIADVLYYPCQRDIDLLCKTVEFVAQELHPFSLSAEIKERFPNDSSISLVCHDKSGTLESMHYEMVFRCYRQAVASNYSLGLSSCDRDSSLPRDDLMIKRYHAPYILQRFNPHFTLLTEVPPDKMDEVARELKEIYETVMKKEQQILINDIAIMVKSQPDRPWQIKQRIQLR, encoded by the coding sequence ATGAACACCATAATTAGCTTTCTCACCAATTACTGGTTCTATGTATTTGCGACAGCTCTCGTCACCTTGATTCTTGCTCTAATTTGGAAAAGGAGACTGCGCAGAATAAAGTTTTTAGATTTCGAACTTGAGTTTGGAGCGGATTCCATTAATGAAAACAATCCGCACCATATGGAAAAGAATCCGAGCCAGATCTTTGCGCGCAGTGATAGTTCTGAGTTTACAGGTTGCTTTGAGAAATTGGCTGGAAAGGCAAGACGAATCATTCTGATTGGCATTGGTATTAATATCCTTCACCACGATACCATAATCATTAGCCTCATGGATCGGGTAAAAAAGGGGGAATGTAATCTCGAGATATACTTGGCGAATCCATTTAGTCCAGCTGTTGAGATGCGCCTGATCGAAGAAGAAATAGGAGACATGAAGCCGCCTGTTGGAAAAGTGGGTCTAATCAATCGGCTGAATTCAATCATAGAAGAACAGAAAAAAAATCCATCCAACTTTGTGCTCAAATTATTTTCTCACTATCCCACATTCGCAATGTTCATCATTGATGACGACTATTTCTTCTATCCCTATGGTTACGCCTTGCTGGGCAATCTAAGCCCTGTCTCTCATTTTTCGAAAAGTAACTCCGCCCATACGTCAATGATTGAATTTCTTGCCAGGCAATACGAGAATGTCAAGGCATCTAGTGCAGAAGCCCAACTTGTCTTTGATGCGCAGATGTGCAAACCCGTGAGTGTGGAGAAGTTCCTGTCGTTTGCAGTGTATCTTGTACCAAACGATTCTTCTGAAATCTACAGGTTCGGCTCCAAAGTCTTGGGATATGATGTCCGAAAAAGCTGCACAGTTGAGTCAGACTGGTCTGAATATGTAGGATTTGCGGCCGACTTCGGTTTTCATTTGACAATAGCTGACGTGCTGTACTATCCTTGCCAGCGCGACATCGATCTTTTGTGTAAAACGGTTGAGTTTGTAGCGCAAGAGCTTCATCCTTTCAGCCTCAGTGCCGAGATAAAGGAGCGCTTTCCAAATGATAGTAGTATTTCTTTGGTATGTCATGATAAAAGTGGGACTCTAGAGTCTATGCATTATGAAATGGTATTTAGGTGTTACCGACAAGCTGTTGCATCGAACTACAGTCTCGGATTGTCTTCTTGCGATCGAGATTCGAGTTTGCCACGTGATGATTTGATGATCAAACGCTATCATGCTCCATATATACTCCAAAGGTTTAATCCACATTTCACACTATTGACCGAGGTACCCCCCGATAAAATGGATGAAGTCGCACGAGAGTTAAAGGAGATATACGAAACGGTTATGAAGAAAGAGCAACAAATACTAATCAATGATATAGCAATCATGGTTAAGTCACAACCGGACCGCCCCTGGCAGATAAAACAGAGGATTCAACTCAGATGA
- the istB gene encoding IS21-like element helper ATPase IstB yields MEPNLADLCKQLRLSGVYNYVLDYQPDNEDMLQFLTSALQSELDKRHLNRQMRALRQAGFPTKKRFEDLLMDDLPQDGREAIPELKALAFLKERRNVILIGNSGTGKTHMAIAVGIKACEENYRVVFRSAAALVNEMIEARKDNRLSIYIKQFKKVDLLIIDELGYVTFDLAAAELLFQLLAARYETMSTIITSNLGFSDWVKVFHDRTLTAAILDRITHHALILNMNGESFRRK; encoded by the coding sequence GTGGAACCGAATCTTGCAGATCTATGTAAACAGTTGCGACTGAGCGGAGTCTACAACTACGTCCTGGACTATCAGCCTGATAATGAGGATATGCTGCAGTTTCTGACTTCAGCATTGCAGTCCGAACTCGACAAGAGACATCTGAACCGCCAGATGAGAGCGCTTCGGCAAGCCGGCTTTCCGACAAAAAAGAGGTTCGAGGATCTATTGATGGATGATTTGCCGCAAGATGGGCGAGAGGCTATTCCTGAACTAAAAGCGCTTGCGTTTCTTAAAGAAAGGAGGAATGTTATTCTCATCGGAAATTCAGGAACCGGCAAGACTCATATGGCTATTGCGGTAGGGATCAAAGCATGCGAGGAGAACTATCGAGTTGTATTTCGCTCCGCAGCGGCATTGGTCAATGAGATGATCGAAGCGAGAAAAGATAACAGGCTCTCAATTTATATCAAACAGTTTAAAAAGGTTGATCTCCTCATAATTGATGAGCTTGGGTACGTAACATTTGATCTCGCTGCTGCTGAATTGCTATTTCAGTTGCTTGCAGCACGATATGAGACTATGAGTACTATCATTACCTCGAACCTGGGATTTTCAGATTGGGTGAAGGTATTCCATGACAGGACTCTAACCGCAGCAATTCTGGATAGGATTACCCACCACGCGCTGATACTGAACATGAACGGAGAGAGTTTCCGCAGAAAGTAG
- the istA gene encoding IS21 family transposase encodes MADVRRIVDLYELHKSYKKVARELNISRNTVKKYLHQVKDVQEGLAEEIIPKNRKIVQPSRVLTDLVRQKIHQYLESNMGCPKKQRLTAKRIWELLVQDGHKIGYTTVKDEVVRWKRTNAPREVFILQEPRIGQRAEFDWGEVTLNIAGVWQKFYLAVFVLPFSLYRFARLYNRSTRLEVIQAHIEFFREIGSVPEAIFYDRMAAVYDSRKQQFNDKFLEFSMHFGFQPCVCNPASPNEKGTDEESVGYVRRATFSERSSFASINEAAEWLKMRLGEINGHPVYRRSDVLVQGLDQERALMHPLPTLEFENCELKRATISRYSLVKFDGNFYSIPDTYRPRYITLKMLVDRIEFLDGNDIIAVHRRLAGNQKYSLDIAHYIKTFHRKPGALPNSRVLAQADELIRDAFNRYYANDPKKFLPILDLIKETSPEKFSTALAILKEQNIHPTSDSIRFLLHQTNALMVEPFDIEGGFEVLEPDLTIFDQFMEG; translated from the coding sequence ATGGCAGATGTACGTAGAATCGTAGACCTGTACGAACTCCATAAGTCCTACAAAAAAGTAGCCCGCGAACTGAACATATCCCGGAACACTGTGAAAAAGTATCTTCATCAGGTCAAAGATGTGCAAGAAGGATTGGCGGAGGAGATCATTCCCAAAAACCGAAAGATCGTTCAACCCTCTCGCGTTCTCACTGATCTTGTCCGTCAGAAGATACATCAATATCTTGAGTCAAACATGGGATGCCCCAAAAAACAACGACTCACGGCAAAAAGAATCTGGGAGCTTCTCGTCCAGGATGGTCATAAAATAGGTTATACCACGGTCAAGGACGAAGTTGTCCGCTGGAAACGCACTAATGCACCCCGAGAGGTGTTTATCTTGCAGGAGCCGCGCATTGGTCAGCGTGCAGAATTCGATTGGGGCGAAGTCACACTCAATATCGCCGGAGTATGGCAGAAATTCTACCTTGCGGTCTTCGTCTTGCCCTTCTCGCTCTATCGATTTGCTCGCCTCTATAACAGATCAACCCGTCTGGAAGTGATCCAGGCCCACATCGAATTCTTCCGCGAGATCGGCTCAGTTCCCGAGGCGATATTCTATGACAGAATGGCTGCTGTATACGATTCTCGAAAGCAGCAGTTCAATGATAAATTTCTGGAATTCTCTATGCATTTCGGTTTTCAGCCCTGTGTCTGCAATCCAGCTTCACCTAACGAGAAAGGGACAGACGAAGAAAGTGTAGGCTATGTCCGGCGTGCCACTTTCAGCGAAAGGAGTTCATTTGCATCCATAAATGAGGCTGCTGAATGGCTAAAAATGCGCCTTGGCGAGATAAACGGCCATCCAGTCTATCGTCGATCCGATGTGCTGGTCCAGGGCCTTGATCAAGAGCGAGCCTTGATGCATCCATTGCCAACACTCGAATTTGAAAACTGCGAACTGAAACGTGCAACTATTTCGCGGTATTCATTGGTAAAATTTGACGGGAACTTCTACTCAATTCCGGATACATACCGTCCTCGATATATTACACTGAAGATGTTGGTGGATAGGATCGAGTTCCTTGATGGAAACGATATCATTGCAGTTCATCGTCGATTGGCTGGGAATCAGAAGTATTCGCTTGATATCGCTCATTACATCAAGACTTTTCATCGCAAACCGGGTGCGCTCCCAAATTCCAGAGTTTTAGCTCAGGCAGATGAACTGATTCGGGATGCTTTCAATCGCTATTATGCGAATGATCCAAAAAAATTTCTGCCTATTCTTGACCTGATAAAAGAGACCTCCCCTGAAAAATTTTCAACCGCTCTTGCGATCCTAAAAGAACAGAACATCCATCCGACCAGCGATAGCATTCGGTTTTTGCTTCATCAAACCAATGCTCTGATGGTTGAGCCCTTTGACATCGAGGGTGGTTTCGAGGTCCTGGAGCCGGATCTCACCATATTCGATCAGTTTATGGAGGGATAG
- a CDS encoding glucokinase, which produces MTDEDITIAIDVGGTNTRICISFIKNNKITSSSNCPHITKKAIHSKNDLESFIKYTLKSIFEKQCKIKCAIDFAGPVFEHRKAKITNWCGSPTITLRDLINWGFPDDRTLMLNDQEAAAYGLLNLLEEDPTLSKSCKNIYRQENEVLHVSPFSSMILLSPGTGLGTVGIIYGKAKNGNTLRIILPSEIQHSPIYPLDYRHERLIKWFRKNINAGIWPSWEDFASGDGLVNIYKGMQNINNISHLSGTYMSRELSAEKIADNAIKRNDLLSEQALDLYYRCVGRMAQTMALLLQPYGGIFLCGHSINKNEIFIDHSGMIREIHSNKNQRDLLMQFPIYIIKDEDINIKGGLWICKEMIPSI; this is translated from the coding sequence ATGACTGATGAGGATATTACCATTGCAATAGATGTCGGCGGAACAAATACACGTATATGTATTAGTTTTATAAAAAATAATAAAATAACATCCTCCTCGAATTGTCCCCACATAACTAAGAAGGCGATTCATTCTAAAAACGATTTGGAAAGTTTTATTAAATATACATTAAAATCCATTTTTGAAAAACAATGCAAAATTAAGTGCGCGATTGATTTTGCTGGTCCTGTATTTGAGCATAGAAAGGCAAAGATTACAAATTGGTGTGGATCTCCAACTATAACTTTAAGGGATCTAATTAATTGGGGATTTCCTGATGATCGCACACTAATGCTAAATGATCAGGAAGCAGCAGCGTATGGTCTGTTGAACCTGCTCGAGGAAGATCCAACGTTATCTAAATCTTGTAAAAATATTTATAGGCAAGAAAATGAGGTTCTGCATGTTTCGCCGTTTTCAAGTATGATCCTTTTATCCCCTGGAACAGGCTTAGGCACCGTAGGAATCATTTATGGAAAAGCAAAAAACGGAAACACACTCAGGATTATATTGCCATCTGAAATTCAGCACTCACCCATATATCCGTTAGATTATAGACACGAGAGGCTGATCAAATGGTTTAGGAAAAATATTAACGCTGGTATATGGCCTAGCTGGGAAGATTTTGCATCTGGTGATGGGCTGGTAAATATCTATAAAGGTATGCAAAATATTAATAATATATCCCATTTGTCTGGAACTTATATGAGCAGGGAGCTTTCAGCTGAAAAAATTGCGGATAATGCAATTAAGCGAAATGATCTGCTATCAGAACAAGCTCTTGATCTCTATTACAGATGCGTTGGACGAATGGCTCAAACCATGGCTTTATTGCTTCAACCATATGGTGGAATTTTCCTATGCGGACATTCTATAAATAAAAACGAAATTTTTATTGACCATAGTGGAATGATTCGCGAGATTCATTCAAATAAAAATCAGAGGGATCTTCTTATGCAATTTCCTATCTATATCATAAAGGATGAAGATATTAATATAAAAGGGGGCCTCTGGATATGCAAAGAAATGATACCAAGTATCTGA
- a CDS encoding isocitrate/isopropylmalate family dehydrogenase: protein MNHTGAIERAKEHFAALLSEQLKRIDQMKAEEEWADYSRLMPVVIGVVGGDGIGPFITKEAVRVLEQILAEEIRSGKVELRWISGLSIEERAQAMKALPEESLAALKQCHVILKGPLTTPKKGDKWPNLESANVSMRRELDLFANVRPVKVPEKGIDWIFYRENTEGEYVLGSLGLNVTDDLAVDFKVITSQGAERIVRLAFEYARKNGINRVSAVTKANVIKTTDGKFLDIARRVAGEYPDVQFDDWFVDIMAAKLVDEKRRREFRVIVLPNLYGDILTDEAAEFQGGVGTAGSANIGKRYAMFEAIHGSAPRMVDEGRAQYADPASMMRACVMMLRHIGFSQQANRMEMALDICGQFEKRIRITGRPDGATGAQFADYVLETISNPDLLGRWQSYQPSGEAKL, encoded by the coding sequence ATGAATCATACTGGGGCCATAGAGAGGGCGAAGGAGCACTTCGCCGCGCTGCTCAGTGAGCAGCTCAAGCGCATTGATCAGATGAAAGCGGAGGAGGAATGGGCGGACTACAGCCGGCTTATGCCGGTAGTGATCGGTGTGGTAGGAGGAGATGGCATCGGCCCCTTCATCACCAAAGAGGCTGTCCGGGTGCTCGAGCAGATTCTGGCAGAAGAGATCCGGTCGGGGAAGGTTGAGCTGAGGTGGATCTCCGGCCTTTCCATCGAGGAGAGGGCGCAGGCGATGAAGGCCCTTCCTGAGGAGAGCCTGGCGGCGCTCAAGCAGTGCCATGTGATACTGAAGGGCCCCCTCACCACCCCCAAAAAGGGGGACAAATGGCCAAACCTTGAGAGCGCCAATGTCTCCATGCGCCGGGAGCTGGACCTCTTCGCCAACGTCCGGCCGGTGAAGGTGCCGGAGAAGGGCATCGATTGGATATTCTACCGGGAGAACACTGAGGGGGAGTACGTCCTGGGGAGCCTGGGCTTAAATGTCACCGATGACCTGGCAGTGGACTTCAAGGTGATCACCAGCCAGGGAGCTGAGAGGATCGTCCGCCTGGCATTCGAGTATGCCCGGAAGAACGGAATCAATAGGGTCTCTGCAGTCACCAAGGCCAATGTGATCAAGACCACTGATGGCAAGTTCCTGGATATAGCCCGGCGAGTGGCAGGCGAGTATCCTGATGTTCAGTTCGATGACTGGTTTGTGGACATAATGGCAGCAAAGCTGGTGGATGAGAAGCGGAGGCGCGAGTTTCGGGTGATCGTCCTGCCCAACCTCTATGGGGACATCCTCACCGATGAGGCGGCTGAGTTCCAGGGCGGTGTGGGCACTGCCGGGAGTGCGAATATCGGCAAGAGATATGCCATGTTCGAGGCCATACATGGCTCTGCGCCGCGCATGGTCGATGAGGGCAGAGCGCAGTACGCCGATCCGGCGAGCATGATGCGGGCCTGTGTGATGATGCTACGCCATATCGGCTTCTCCCAACAGGCCAACCGGATGGAGATGGCCCTTGATATCTGTGGCCAGTTCGAGAAGAGGATACGCATCACCGGCCGGCCCGATGGCGCTACGGGTGCCCAGTTCGCAGATTATGTGCTTGAGACCATATCCAATCCCGATCTGCTGGGCCGCTGGCAGAGCTATCAACCCTCTGGAGAGGCAAAGCTTTAG
- a CDS encoding RIO1 family regulatory kinase/ATPase codes for MENLAEAFLSLSREDISLLAAIERGMRTHEWVPTFLITKLSGLSAGKSEYLLQRLYERKLVVREAQHYLGYQINFDSYDLLALSELVRRDQVRGIGGEIGVGKESIVLLAQGDVPLAIKFHRQGRTSFRHVRRLRDHLVDKPRVPWLYAAALAARREFQVMTKLHPDVSIPRPVAISRHALVMEQVPGTLLNRMALSDPEEGLRLILHEVGRALALDIVHSDLSEFNIMIAASGPVIIDWPQAVDATHPHATDLLQRDLSNVLSFFWRKYRLEMPLEEALSIVRGAEGI; via the coding sequence GTGGAAAATCTTGCAGAAGCATTTCTGAGCTTGAGCCGAGAGGATATCTCCCTTCTGGCTGCGATTGAAAGAGGGATGAGGACCCATGAGTGGGTCCCAACCTTTCTGATAACCAAGCTCTCCGGCCTCTCCGCCGGCAAATCAGAGTACCTCCTCCAGCGCCTTTATGAGAGGAAGCTGGTGGTGCGGGAGGCGCAGCACTATCTGGGATATCAGATAAACTTCGATTCTTATGACCTTCTGGCGCTCTCGGAGCTGGTCCGGCGCGATCAGGTGAGAGGCATAGGGGGAGAGATTGGGGTGGGAAAGGAGTCTATCGTCCTTCTCGCCCAGGGCGATGTGCCCCTGGCCATCAAGTTCCATCGCCAGGGGCGGACCAGCTTCAGGCATGTACGCCGCCTGCGCGATCACCTTGTGGATAAGCCTCGGGTTCCCTGGCTTTATGCCGCTGCCCTGGCGGCAAGAAGAGAGTTTCAGGTGATGACAAAGCTCCATCCGGATGTCTCCATTCCCCGGCCGGTGGCCATCAGCCGACATGCTCTGGTCATGGAGCAGGTCCCAGGGACGCTGCTCAACAGGATGGCCCTCTCCGATCCCGAGGAGGGCCTGAGGCTGATTCTCCATGAGGTGGGACGGGCCTTGGCTTTGGATATCGTTCATAGCGACCTGAGCGAGTTCAATATCATGATCGCCGCTTCAGGGCCGGTGATAATCGACTGGCCTCAGGCGGTGGATGCCACCCACCCCCATGCAACTGATCTCCTGCAGAGGGACCTGAGCAATGTATTGAGCTTCTTTTGGAGAAAATACCGCCTGGAAATGCCGCTGGAAGAGGCGCTCTCGATCGTCCGGGGGGCAGAGGGGATTTGA